A single window of Mangifera indica cultivar Alphonso chromosome 18, CATAS_Mindica_2.1, whole genome shotgun sequence DNA harbors:
- the LOC123201714 gene encoding G-type lectin S-receptor-like serine/threonine-protein kinase B120, with protein sequence MDVKVFLFILLLSLSLGNAETINSTSNIRDGEVIVSDGGSFKLGFFSPGNSTYRYFGVWFGDVEELTAVWVANRESPLKDFNGVFKISEDGNLVVLDGNGILYWSSNATFTTNNSAFELLNNGNLVLRNVTESDNEANILWQSFDHPTDTFLAEMKFGLNLKTGENQLLTDWRSENNPAPGNFSIGFDPTRISQIIIWNGSTKHWRSGIWNGQTFSGVPEMTSFHLYNFNIIKDNENGKLYSVYSNVNMSAPSRFVLSPSGQLERSYWMNNSKTWDVVWAQPNAECQIYKKCGPNGSCDMKKIPEICSCLKGFEPNSAEQWKVGNWSGGCVRKRALDCKEGSTTDGFFKLSNVKLPDKSLLKVAEGIHECEEVCRKNCSCIAFSYERGLGCLAWLDSLEDILIFEEGGQDLYFRLSKSDLKGMHISPSIF encoded by the coding sequence ATGGACGTGAAGGTATTCCTTTTTATCTTGCTTCTATCATTGTCTCTCGGCAATGCAGAAACCATTAATTCAACCAGCAATATCAGAGATGGCGAGGTGATTGTTTCAGATGGTGGAAGTTTTAAACTTGGTTTCTTTAGCCCAGGAAATTCTACTTACCGATATTTTGGTGTATGGTTTGGCGATGTTGAAGAGCTGACTGCTGTATGGGTGGCAAATAGGGAAAGTCCCTTGAAGGACTTCAATGGAGTTTTTAAGATATCGGAAGATGGTAACTTGGTGGTGCTTGATGGAAATGGGATCCTATATTGGTCATCAAATGCCACATTTACGACGAACAATTCAGCTTTTGAACTCCTGAATAATGGAAATCTTGTGCTGAGAAATGTAACTGAAAGTGATAATGAAGCCAACATTTTGTGGCAAAGCTTTGATCATCCAACTGACACTTTCCTGGCAGAAATGAAATTTGGATTAAATCTAAAGACTGGTGAAAACCAGCTTCTCACAGATTGGAGGAGTGAAAATAATCCAGCTCCTGGAAATTTCTCTATAGGGTTTGATCCCACCAGAATTTCGCAGATTATAATATGGAACGGTTCTACTAAGCATTGGAGAAGTGGGATTTGGAACGGACAGACGTTTTCCGGTGTACCGGAAATGAcatcttttcatctttataacttcaacataattaaagataatgaaAACGGGAAGTTATACAGTGTTTATTCAAATGTAAATATGTCAGCCCCTTCAAGGTTTGTGTTGAGTCCCTCCGGCCAGCTGGAAAGATCATACTGGATGAATAATTCCAAGACATGGGACGTCGTCTGGGCACAACCAAATGCTGAATGCCAAATATATAAGAAGTGTGGTCCAAATGGGAGCTGCGATATGAAAAAAATTCCTGAAATTTGCAGCTGCTTAAAGGGGTTTGAGCCAAATTCTGCTGAGCAATGGAAAGTGGGAAATTGGAGTGGTGGCTGCGTGAGGAAAAGAGCATTGGACTGCAAGGAAGGAAGCACTACAGATGGGTTTTTTAAGTTGTCTAATGTGAAGTTACCTGACAAATCTTTGTTGAAGGTGGCTGAGGGAATACATGAATGTGAAGAGGTGTGCAGAAAGAACTGCAGTTGTATTGCTTTTTCATATGAAAGAGGCTTGGGTTGCTTGGCATGGCTAGACAGTTTGGAAGATATTCTGATTTTTGAAGAGGGCGGCCAAGATTTGTACTTCCGTCTATCCAAGTCCGATTTGAAAGGTATGCACATATCTCcatccattttttaa
- the LOC123201861 gene encoding G-type lectin S-receptor-like serine/threonine-protein kinase At4g03230, producing MWETPMNSNRYLLDKFDDAPTSPGKGPDLPIFALAVVRAATNDFSLANKLGEGGFGAVYKGKLPTGQEIAVKRLSKGSGQGLQEFENEVILIAKLQHRNLVRLLGCCTHGNEKLLLYEYMPNKSLDSFLFDSTKGEKLGWRKRFEIIEGIARGLLYLHRDSRLKIIHRDLKAGNILLDTEMNPKISDFGMARIFEGKENEENTRRVVGTFGYMSPEYAMEGFFSVKSDVFSFGVLLLEIVSGKRNAGFCLLGKNINLLGHAWELWKEERMLELLDKPLQNSHVENEVHRCIQVGLLCVQDNAADRPTMDSVVFMLGNESAMIPAPQKPTFSFTRTPRESDVCGNSSGHCSANGVTMSVVMGR from the exons ATGTGGGAAACTCCGATGAACTCAAACAGATATTTGTTAGACAAGTTTGATGATGCACCAACATCTCCAGGAAAAGGTCCAGACTTACCAATATTTGCCTTGGCTGTTGTGAGAGCTGCCACAAATGATTTCTCCTTGGCAAACAAGCTTGGAGAAGGAGGATTTGGAGCTGTCTACAAG GGAAAGTTGCCAACTGGGCAGGAGATTGCTGTGAAAAGACTCTCTAAAGGGTCTGGACAAGGGCTGCAAGAGTTCGAAAATGAAGTCATTCTTATTGCAAAACTTCAGCATAGAAATCTTGTCAGACTTTTGGGTTGCTGCACTCATGGCAACGAGAAACTTTTGTTATATGAGTACATGCCAAATAAAAGCCTGGATTCATTTCTTTTTG ATTCTACGAAAGGAGAAAAATTAGGCTGGAGAAAGCGGTTCGAAATCATTGAAGGAATAGCTCGGGGACTTCTTTATCTTCACCGAGATTCTCGCTTAAAAATTATTCATCGTGACCTTAAAGCTGGTAATATTTTACTAGATACAGAGATGAATCCTAAAATCTCAGACTTTGGCATGGCAAGAATTTTCGAAGGAAAAGAAAACGAGGAAAATACTAGGAGAGTTGTTGGCACCTT TGGCTATATGTCCCCGGAGTATGCCATGGAAGGCTTCTTCTCAGTTAAATCAGACGTCTTCAGCTTTGGAGTTTTGCTGCTAGAGATCGTGAGTGGTAAAAGAAATGCCGGCTTCTGCCTCCTCGGCAAGAATATAAACCTTTTGGGACAT GCCTGGGAACTATGGAAGGAAGAAAGAATGCTTGAATTGCTGGATAAACCTTTACAGAATTCACATGTGGAAAATGAAGTTCATAGATGCATACAAGTGGGGTTGCTGTGTGTTCAGGATAATGCAGCAGATCGACCCACCATGGACTCTGTTGTGTTCATGTTGGGCAACGAATCAGCCATGATTCCGGCACCGCAGAAACCGACGTTTTCATTCACAAGAACTCCAAGAGAGTCAGATGTCTGTGGAAATAGCTCTGGCCATTGTTCTGCAAATGGCGTAACAATGTCGGTGGTCATGGGACGATAA
- the LOC123201862 gene encoding G-type lectin S-receptor-like serine/threonine-protein kinase At4g27290 — protein sequence MGSLPFSYCFSSFILFASINLLLAADNITQEVSIQDGETLISSAQRFELGFFSPGNSTKRYLGIWYKKSPETIVWVANRNNPILDSSGVLTISENGNLVLLSKAKNIVWSSNISVKVENTVARLLDTGNFVLMDASENYRWQSFDYPSDIQLPGMKLGWNLKTGLERYLTSWKTADDPSSGDFTFRFNINYLLPELVIYRGSTKIARSGPWNGVYFGGIPTNPNLIFEMILVHNEAEFSYWYQPFNDPLVMLVKLTQSGMKQWQIWNERSNKWDLVYSAPEDVCGNYGHCGANSVCSINKTPICECLNGFESNSKFNQTSSQGCVRRLPLDCEEGDGFIKVDNVKVPDLVDVSLNESMSLKECEAKCLSNCSCKAYTDFNATGDGSGCLMWFGDLIDIRKLVENKGTQDFYLRVPASELKTNSSNGTSMDTEDKKNKGNRKLLWMIVTPILSLAVVTLGFLIHHVRRKHRRKGEDLLLFDMHLGQKSGLELTEEKKLGKNCGNEVKLPLFSFASVCAATDNFLATNKLGEGGFGTVYKGTLLKGDQIAVKRLSRRSGQGWEELKNEAMLIAKLQHKNLVRLLGCCIEQDEKILIYEYMPNKSLDFFLFDSSKRKLLDWKTRIRIIEGIAQGLLYLHEFSTMRIIHRDLKVSNILLDRDMNPKISDFGIARIFRENELQANTRRIVGTYGYMSPEYALEGIFSTKSDVFSFGVLLLEIVSGKKSTGFYQNESPNLLGYAWNMWTSDKGSELLDPELEDQSSMILLLRYVNVGLLCVQESAKDRPSMTEVVSMLMNQAAILPSPKQPAFSYVRNSRSVNSYSSKSEKCTVNNVTLTILEAR from the exons ATGGGGAGTCTTCCTTTCTCTTACTGCTTTAGCTCTTTCATCCTTTTCGCCAGCATCAACTTGTTATTAGCAGCTGATAACATCACTCAAGAAGTATCCATCCAGGACGGCGAGACATTGATTTCCTCCGCCCAAAGGTTTGAACTTGGCTTCTTCTCTCCtggaaattcaacaaaaaggtACCTGGGAATATGGTACAAGAAGAGCCCTGAGACAATTGTCTGGGTTGCAAATAGAAACAATCCCATTCTCGATAGCAGTGGAGTTTTAACCATTAGTGAAAATGGAAACCTTGTTCTTCTTAGCAAAGCAAAGAACATCGTCTGGTCTTCAAACATTTctgtaaaagttgaaaatacAGTAGCCCGGCTCTTGGATACTGGAAACTTTGTTCTTATGGATGCTTCTGAAAATTATCGATGGCAAAGCTTTGATTACCCATCAGATATACAGTTACCAGGGATGAAGTTGGGATGGAACTTAAAGACTGGGCTAGAACGTTATCTAACTTCATGGAAAACAGCTGATGATCCATCATCCGGAGACTTTACTTTCAgatttaacattaattatttgttaCCAGAATTGGTGATCTACAGGGGATCAACAAAAATTGCCCGTAGTGGACCCTGGAATGGGGTTTACTTTGGAGGAATTCCCACAAATCCAAATTTGATCTTTGAGATGATTCTGGTGCATAATGAGGCTGAGTTTTCGTACTGGTATCAGCCTTTCAACGATCCCCTCGTCATGCTGGTAAAACTTACTCAATCTGGAATGAAACAGTGGCAAATCTGGAACGAGAGGAGCAATAAATGGGATCTGGTGTACTCAGCCCCAGAAGATGTTTGTGGAAATTACGGGCATTGTGGTGCTAACAGTGTTTGCAGCATTAACAAGACACCCATTTGCGAGTGTTTGAATGGGTTCGAATCGAACTCAAAGTTCAACCAGACTTCTTCTCAAGGATGCGTAAGAAGGCTGCCATTGGACTGTGAAGAAGGAGATGGGTTTATAAAGGTTGATAATGTTAAAGTGCCGGATTTGGTAGATGTTTCACTGAATGAGAGTATGAGTCTTAAAGAATGTGAGGCCAAATGCTTGAGTAATTGCTCTTGTAAAGCTTATACCGATTTCAATGCAACTGGAGATGGCAGTGGCTGCTTGATGTGGTTTGGGGACCTGATTGATATCAGAAAACTTGTTGAGAACAAAGGGACACAGGATTTCTACTTACGAGTGCCTGCTTCAGAACTGA aGACAAACTCAAGCAACGGGACTTCAATGGATACAGAAGATAAGAAGAACAAAGGAAACAGAAAGCTACTATGGATGATTGTCACACCAATATTGTCCCTGGCAGTGGTCACTTTAGGCTTCCTTATTCATCATGTAAGGAGAAAGCACAGAAGGAAAG GGGAGGATCTGTTGCTATTTGATATGCATTTGGGGCAAAAGTCCGGTTTGGAGCTTACTGAAGAAAAAAAGCTTGGAAAAAATTGTGGAAACGAAGTTAAATTGCCATTATTCAGCTTTGCCAGTGTTTGTGCTGCAACAGATAATTTCTTAGCAACAAACAAGCTTGGTGAGGGCGGTTTCGGAACTGTTTACAAG GGAACACTGCTAAAGGGGGATCAAATAGCTGTGAAGAGGCTTTCAAGAAGATCTGGGCAAGGATGGGAGGAATTAAAGAATGAAGCAATGCTCATAGCCAAGCTCCAACACAAGAATCTTGTTAGACTTCTGGGCTGCTGCATTGAACAAGATGAAAAAATACTGATCTATGAATACATGCCAAATAAAAGCTTGGATTTCTTCCTCTTTG ATTCATCGAAACGGAAGCTTTTAGACTGGAAGACACGCATTCGGATCATTGAAGGGATCGCTCAAGGACTTCTTTATCTTCATGAATTCTCTACAATGCGAATCATTCATAGGGATTTGAAGGTTAGCAATATTTTGTTGGATAGAGACATGAATCCTAAAATTTCTGACTTCGGAATTGCAAGAATATTTCGAGAGAACGAGTTACAAGCAAACACAAGACGGATTGTTGGGACTTA CGGATATATGTCCCCCGAATATGCCCTTGAAGGCATATTCTCGACGAAATCTGATGTCTTTAGCTTTGGAGTGCTGTTACTAGAGATTGTCAGTGGCAAGAAGAGCACTGGTTTTTATCAGAATGAGTCTCCCAATCTTCTGGGTTAT GCATGGAATATGTGGACTAGTGACAAGGGATCGGAGCTGCTGGATCCAGAATTAGAAGACCAATCCTCCATGATTTTGCTACTGAGATATGTCAACGTAGGGCTGCTTTGTGTTCAAGAGAGTGCAAAAGACAGACCTTCCATGACTGAAGTGGTGTCAATGCTTATGAACCAAGCTGCAATATTGCCTTCTCCAAAACAGCCTGCATTTTCATATGTAAGAAATAGCAGAAGTGTAAATTCATATTCCAGTAAGTCAGAGAAATGCACTGTAAATAATGTAACTCTTACAATTTTGGAAGCTCGTTAA
- the LOC123201870 gene encoding G-type lectin S-receptor-like serine/threonine-protein kinase At4g27290, translated as MKNLPFSYCFSSFILFASINLLSAADNISPEVSIQDGETLISSAKRFELGFFSPGNSTKRYMGIWYKKSPETIVWVANRNNPILDSSGVLSISETGNLVFLSKSKTIVWSSNISVKVENTVARLLDTGNFVLVDAAENYQWQSFDYPSDIQLPGTNVI; from the coding sequence ATGAAGAATCTTCCTTTCTCCTACTGCTTTAGCTCTTTCATCCTTTTCGCTAGCATTAACTTGTTATCAGCCGCTGATAACATCAGTCCAGAAGTATCCATCCAGGATGGCGAGACATTGATTTCTTCCGCCAAAAGATTTGAACTTGGCTTCTTCTCTCCtggaaattcaacaaaaaggtACATGGGAATATGGTACAAGAAGAGTCCTGAAACAATAGTTTGGGTTGCAAATAGAAACAATCCCATTCTCGATAGCAGTGGAGTTTTATCCATTAGTGAAACTGGAAACCTTGTTTTTCTTAGCAAATCAAAGACCATCGTATGGTCTTCAAACATCTCTGTAAAAGTGGAAAATACAGTGGCGCGGCTCTTAGATACTGGAAACTTTGTTCTTGTGGATGCTGCTGAAAACTATCAATGGCAAAGCTTTGATTACCCATCAGATATACAGTTACCAGGCACGAACGTTATCTAA
- the LOC123201715 gene encoding G-type lectin S-receptor-like serine/threonine-protein kinase At4g27290, which yields KTADDPSSGDFTFRFNVNYLLPELVIYRGSTKIARSGPWNEVYFGGIPTKPNLIFEIILVHNEAEYSYWYESFNNPVVVVAKLNQSGRKQWQIWNERSNRWDLKYSAPEDVCGNYRHCGANSVCSINKTPICKCLKGFKSNSQSNETSSQGCVRSLPLDCEGGDGFIRVDNVKVPDLVDVSLNESLSLQEYEAKCLSNCSCKAYTNFDATGEGSACLMWFGDLIDIRKIVENRGDTGFLLTGACFRTKYVSFVI from the coding sequence AAAACTGCTGATGATCCATCATCCGGAGACTTCACTTTCAGATTTAACGTTAATTATTTGTTACCTGAATTGGTAATCTACAGGGGATCAACAAAAATTGCCCGTAGTGGACCCTGGAATGAGGTCTACTTTGGAGGAATTCCCACGAAACCAAATTTGATCTTTGAGATAATTCTGGTGCATAATGAGGCTGAGTATTCTTACTGGTACGAGTCTTTCAACAATCCGGTTGTCGTGGTAGCGAAACTTAATCAATCTGGAAGGAAACAGTGGCAAATATGGAACGAGAGGAGTAATAGATGGGATCTAAAGTATTCAGCCCCGGAAGATGTTTGTGGAAATTACAGGCATTGTGGTGCTAACAGTGTTTGCAGCATTAACAAGACACCCATTTGCAAGTGTTTGAAAGGGTTCAAATCGAATTCACAGTCTAACGAGACTTCTTCTCAAGGATGCGTGAGAAGTCTGCCATTGGATTGTGAAGGTGGAGATGGGTTTATAAGGGTTGATAATGTTAAAGTGCCGGACTTGGTAGATGTTTCACTGAATGAGAGTTTGAGTCTTCAGGAATATGAGGCCAAATGCTTGAGCAATTGTTCTTGTAAAGCTTATACCAATTTCGATGCAACTGGAGAAGGCAGTGCCTGCTTGATGTGGTTTGGGGACCTAATTGATATCAGAAAGATTGTTGAGAACAGAGGGGACACAGGATTTCTACTTACGGGTGCCTGCTTTAGAACTAAGTATGTTAGTTTTGTGATTTAA
- the LOC123201864 gene encoding receptor-like serine/threonine-protein kinase SD1-8, giving the protein MEKNLTFFFFFYCFSIFIFFTNIHLLLAADTITPGGFIQDGDKLVSSAQRFELGFFSPGQSKSRYLGVWYKQSPEKVVWVANRNNPIPDSNGSLAISDDGNLLLLNGLKGVIWSSNISRKLENPVAQLLDNGNFIVKDNFSSNVSESYLWQSFDSPTDILLPEMKLGRNLKAGFDMYLTAWRSADDPSYGDFTLKLDIHLLSEMVIYNRSVKFARTGPWNGAFYGGIPTKPNLLFVPIVVNNQDEYTYRYESFNNPIVMLLKLNNSGMIQWQVWNERTTGWDVVYIAPEDLCGHYRHCGANSVCDIDKTQICECLKGFAPNSQSNQTSFNGCVRHSQLDCKGGDEFIKLDGIKLADLIDVSLNESMSLAECEAKCLNNCSCQAYINSNVTGGGSGCLMWFGDLIDIRKLVENRGTQDIFIRVPASELGTNSSVQSSTDNKNKGNGKPIWTIFIPILTLAMVILGFIVTYVRRSIRSKGEDLLQFDVSMGLDDDHAELTEVKKPGESRSRKEVKLPLFSFASVSAATENFSSTNMLGEGGFGPVYKGTLLKGDQIAVKRLSKRSGQGWEELKNEAILIAKLQHKNLVRLLGCCIEQDEKILIYEYMSNKSLDIFLFDPEKRKLLDWTIRVRIIEGIAQGLLYLHEYSRLRIIHRDLKASNILLDKDMNPKISDFGMARIFGGDELQANTQRIVGTYGYMPPEYALEGVFSIKSDVFSFGVLLLEIISGKKNTGFYQAESVNLLGYAWDKWTNDRALDMMDPVLEDAASEHILPRYVNIGLLCVQENAEDRPSMCDVVSMLMNETATLSSPKQPAFAHVRSQGGSRSSVTRPENCSVNDITVTIMEPR; this is encoded by the exons ATGGAGAAGAACcttactttcttcttcttcttctactgcTTTagcattttcatctttttcacaaatattcACTTGTTATTAGCAGCTGACACCATAACTCCAGGAGGGTTCATCCAGGATGGTGACAAACTGGTTTCTTCAGCCCAAAGGTTTGAGCTTGGCTTCTTCTCTCCTGGACAATCAAAAAGCAGGTACCTTGGAGTATGGTACAAGCAGAGCCCTGAGAAAGTCGTGTGGGTTGCAAATAGAAACAATCCGATTCCTGATTCTAATGGAAGTTTAGCCATTAGCGATGATGGAAACCTTCTTCTTCTCAATGGGTTAAAGGGGGTGATCTGGTCTTCAAACATTTCTAGGAAACTAGAAAATCCAGTGGCACAATTATTGGACAATGGAAATTTTATCGTTAAGGATAATTTTAGCTCAAATGTTTCTGAAAGCTATCTTTGGCAGAGCTTTGATTCTCCAACAGATATATTGCTACCTGAAATGAAGCTGGGAAGGAACTTGAAGGCGGGTTTTGATATGTATTTAACCGCATGGAGAAGTGCTGATGATCCATCTTATGGAGACTTTACTCTCAAACTCGATATTCATTTGTTATCTGAAATGGTAATTTACAATCGATCAGTGAAGTTTGCCCGTACTGGGCCATGGAATGGAGCTTTCTATGGAGGCATACCCACAAAGCCAAACTTGCTGTTTGTGCCGATTGTGGTGAATAATCAGGATGAGTATACTTACAGGTATGAGTCTTTCAATAATCCCATTGTCATGctgttaaaattgaataattctgGTATGATACAATGGCAAGTATGGAATGAGAGGACTACTGGATGGGATGTTGTGTATATAGCGCCGGAAGATTTGTGTGGACATTATAGGCATTGTGGGGCTAACAGTGTATGCGACATTGACAAGACTCAAATTTGTGAGTGTTTAAAGGGGTTTGCGCCCAATTCACAGTCTAACCAGACTTCATTTAATGGATGTGTGAGACATTCGCAATTGGATTGTAAAGGCGGAGATGAATTTATAAAGCTTGATGGGATTAAACTGGCTGACTTGATAGATGTTTCTCTGAATGAGAGTATGAGTCTTGCAGAATGTGAGGCTAAATGCTTGAATAACTGTTCTTGCCAAGCTTATATTAATTCCAATGTAACTGGTGGAGGCAGTGGCTGTTTAATGTGGTTTGGGGATTTGATTGATATCCGAAAGCTTGTTGAGAACCGAGGGACACAGGATATCTTTATTCGAGTGCCTGCTTCAGAACTAG GCACAAACTCAAGCGTTCAGAGTTCTACAGATAATAAGAATAAAGGAAACGGTAAGCCTATATGGACAATTTTCATACCAATCCTAACTCTAGCAATGGTTATTTTGGGTTTCATTGTTACTTATGTGAGGAGAAGCATCAGAAGCAAAG GGGAGGATCTGTTGCAATTTGATGTTAGTATGGGCCTGGATGATGACCATGCGGAGCTTACCGAAGTAAAGAAGCCTGGAGAAAGCAGGAGTAGAAAGGAAGTAAAATTGCCATTATTCAGTTTTGCTAGTGTTTCTGCTGCGACAGAAAATTTCTCATCCACAAATATGCTTGGTGAAGGGGGATTTGGTCCTGTTTACAAG GGAACATTACTGAAAGGAGATCAAATAGCTGTCAAAAGGCTCTCCAAAAGATCCGGACAAGGATGGGAGgaattaaaaaatgaagcaaTTCTCATAGCTAAGCTCCAACATAAGAATCTTGTTAGACTTTTGGGCTGCTGCATTGAACAAGATGAAAAGATTCTGATCTATGAATACATGTCGAATAAGAGCTTGGATATCTTTCTCTTTG aTCCTGAGAAGCGTAAATTGTTAGATTGGACTATACGTGTTCGAATTATTGAAGGGATTGCTCAAGGACTTCTCTACCTTCATGAATATTCTAGATTGCGAATTATTCATAGGGATTTGAAAGCTAGTAATATATTGTTGGATAAAGATATGAATCCTAAAATTTCCGACTTTGGAATGGCAAGAATATTTGGAGGGGATGAGCTGCAAGCGAACACACAGAGGATTGTTGGAACTTA TGGATATATGCCCCCAGAATATGCCCTTGAAGGCGTCTTCTCAATAAAATCTGATGTCTTTAGCTTTGGGGTGTTGTTATTGGAGATTATCAGTGGCAAGAAGAACACCGGTTTCTATCAGGCCGAGTCTGTCAATCTTCTGGGTTAT GCATGGGATAAATGGACAAATGACAGGGCACTGGACATGATGGATCCAGTATTAGAAGATGCAGCCTCTGAGCATATATTGCCAAGATATGTCAACATTGGGCTGCTTTGTGTTCAAGAAAATGCAGAAGATAGACCTTCCATGTGTGATGTTGTCTCCATGCTCATGAATGAAACTGCAACACTATCTTCTCCAAAACAACCTGCTTTTGCACACGTAAGAAGTCAGGGCGGTTCTAGGTCGTCCGTCACTAGACCAGAGAATTGTTCTGTCAACGATATAACTGTTACAATTATGGAACCCCGTTAA